A region from the Drosophila bipectinata strain 14024-0381.07 chromosome 3R, DbipHiC1v2, whole genome shotgun sequence genome encodes:
- the LOC108131000 gene encoding F-box/WD repeat-containing protein lin-23 codes for MVRMGCPQFAPIRPMANNARIEHTSTEGHEGDATCVAYFGGQLFSGGADGKIRIWSPQLELISTVNAHESYIYCMAVNQHGKIYSSSCDGQVHFMLPPYEDSAVQELFRCDDAIQAMYCDGSVLYTGDDKGVVTTWSNDRMLFKYSLVEEVKSLAGEQKLIYTVRDLDVVVSLVVEGKSGKYSNKAVLPGKSPLLLLGPLVEGKRSFLAFPDRSGMGLQLVNNLPQQQFAHIWHLPNCHEWIVNAICGDEKYLYSGGYDKKLKGWTDLDATQPRSLGEVDVGSCVNSVCCGENNMVYIASSDGFIRAAKFI; via the exons ATGGTGAGGATGGGATGCCCTCAGTTCGCTCCCATCCGCCCAATGGCCAACAACGCCCGAATCGAACACACGTCCACTGAGGGGCACGAGGGGGATGCCACATGCGTAGCGTATTTCGGCGGCCAGCTGTTCTCCGGTGGTGCTGACGGGAAGATCCGA ATCTGGTCTCCCCAACTAGAACTTATATCAACAGTGAACGCCCATGAGTCGTACATCTACTGCATGGCCGTAAACCAGCATGGGAAGATCTACTCGAGCAGTTGCGATGGTCAGGTGCACTTCATGCTTCCTCCGTATGAAGACTCCGCCGTTCAGGAGCTCTTCCGCTGCGATGATGCGATCCAGGCCATGTATTGCGACGGATCAGTGCTCTACACCGGCGATGATAAGGGAGTGGTGACCACATGGAGCAATGACCGTATGCTCTTCAAATACAGCCTGGTGGAGGAGGTCAAGTCGTTGGCCGGGGAGCAGAAGCTCATCTATACGGTTCGCGATCTAGACGTAGTGGTTTCCCTCGTAGTTGAAGGAAAATCGGGAAAGTATAGTAACAAAGCAGTTCTCCCGGGTAAGTCTCCGCTTCTGCTGCTCGGCCCGCTTGTGGAGGGCAAGCGCAGTTTCCTCGCCTTTCCAGATAGATCTGGAATGGGTCTTCAACTGGTTAACAATCTCCCACAACAACAATTTGCCCATATCTGGCACCTACCG AACTGCCACGAATGGATCGTGAACGCCATTTGCGGGGATGAGAAATACTTGTACTCCGGTGGCTACGACAAAAAGCTCAAGGGTTGGACCGATCTTGATGCGACACAACCAAGATCTCTTGGAGAAGTGGATGTTGGGAGCTGCGTTAACAGTGTTTGTTGTGGGGAAAATAATATGGTGTACATTGCAAGTAGCGATGGCTTCATTCGCGCAGCaaagtttatttaa
- the GatA gene encoding glutamyl-tRNA(Gln) amidotransferase subunit A, mitochondrial isoform X2, with protein MEFDSCHSLDSGFSSTQAIGSDTGGSTRNPASYCGVVGLKPTYGLVSRHGLIPLVNSMDVPGIFARSVSDCVDVLNTVAGPDTLDSTTIRKPYEHLSLPEIENIDLSTVRIGIPKEYHCEGLSSEVLETWSKVADLLECAGASVRQVSLPNTAASIFVYSILNQCEVASNMARYDGIEYGHRATDERSTEQLYAQSRAEGFNDVVKTRILTGNFFLLRKNYDLYFEKALRVRRLIAEDFAKVFEASQEEDRVDILLTPTTLTDAPLYKDFVGLTNRDQCAVQDFCTQPANMAGIPAVSIPIRLSKSGLPLSLQLMSKSLNEKLLLTVARWIEAQVDFDSLQHIPHLKSTL; from the exons atggagtttgacagctgtcactcgttggacagcggattttcgtcaactca GGCGATTGGATCGGACACTGGTGGCTCCACCCGCAATCCAGCCTCTTACTGCGGCGTGGTAGGCTTGAAGCCAACCTATGGCCTGGTCTCCCGACATGGTCTTATACCGCTAGTAAACTCCATGGATGTGCCCGGTATTTTCGCCCGATCTGTTAGTGACTGCGTCGATGTCCTAAATACTGTGGCTGGTCCGGATACACTGGACTCGACGACTATTAGAAAACCCTATGAACATCTTAGTCTtccagagattgaaaatattgacCTATCCACGGTACGGATAGGAATTCCAAAGGAATATCACTGCGAAGGCCTCTCCTCCGAAGTGTTGGAGACATGGTCCAAAGTTGCGGATCTATTGGAGTGCGCCGGAGCCTCGGTGCGGCAGGTCTCTTTGCCAAACACAGCAGCCAGTATATTCGTTTATTCTATTTTGAATCAGTGCGAGGTGGCTAGTAACATGGCTCGTTACGATGGAATCGAGTACGGGCACCGAGCTACCGACGAGCGCAGCACTGAGCAGCTGTATGCCCAATCCCGAGCCGAAGGGTTCAACGACGTGGTCAAGACACGCATCCTGACAggcaacttttttttgttgcgaaAGAACTATGACCTCTACTTTGAGAAAGCCTTGCGGGTGCGACGCCTTATTGCTGAGGATTTCGCCAAGGTTTTCGAGGCCTCCCAAGAAGAAGACCGAGTGGATATCCTACTCACGCCGACAACTCTTACCGACGCCCCGCTGTACAAGGACTTTGTCGGCCTTACCAATAGGGACCAGTGCGCTGTTCAAGACTTTTGTACCCAACCTGCCAACATGGCGGGTATCCCTGCAGTCTCCATACCCATTCGCTTATCAAAGTCCGGCCTTCCTCTGAGTCTGCAGCTGATGAGCAAAAGCTTGAACGAGAAGTTGCTTCTCACTGTAGCTCGATGGATTGAGGCTCAGGTGGATTTTGACAGCCTGCAGCACATACCACACCTCAAGTCCACTTTATAA
- the LOC108131003 gene encoding coiled-coil domain-containing protein 124, with the protein MPKKMGINSKAVEARERKDATKKATQEKKAREAEDRLWKDDDKNLAKKQQRKEEEERKKAEALRRKAESKALLDQEMSSINTQRKQPLAKINRQQILEEMEKKQRVIDAINEANKPAATRVVVQSTVVEENLNRSLADTDVATNIDQALVVLNINEGEDQHPEKRMRAAYKTFESNNLPRIKAENPSLRMSQWKQLLMKEWNKSPDNPFNQVR; encoded by the exons ATGCCGAAGAAAATGGGAATCAACTCGAAGGCCGTGGAGGCCCGAGAGAGGAAGGATGCAACGAAGAAGGCGACGCAGGAGAAGAAAGCCCGGGAGGCGGAGGACCGATTATGGAAAGACGATGACaaaaacttggccaaaaagcaACAGCGAAAGGAAGAGGAGGAGCGCAAGAAGGCGGAAGCCCTCAGGCGGAAGGCTGAGTCCAAAGCTCTGCTTGACCAGGAAATGAGCTCCATCAACACCCAGCGCAAACAGCCACTTGCCAAGATAAACCGCCAGCAAATCCTCGAGGAAATGGAGAAGAAGCAACGTGTAATCGACGCCATCAACGAAGCCAACAAACCGGCGGCGACACGAGTAGTGGTCCAAAGCACAGTCGTTGAGGAGAACCTCAACCGTTCCTTGGCCGATACCGATGTGGCCACAAACATTGACCAGGCTTTGGTGGTGCTAAA TATCAATGAGGGAGAGGACCAGCATCCAGAAAAGAGGATGCGTGCCGCCTACAAGACTTTCGAGTCTAACAATCTACCCCGCATTAAGGCCGAGAACCCATCGCTCCGCATGTCCCAATGGAAGCAACTCCTAATGAAAGAGTGGAACAAATCACCCGACAACCCTTTTAACCAGGTGCGATAA
- the NP15.6 gene encoding NADH dehydrogenase [ubiquinone] 1 beta subcomplex subunit 11, mitochondrial encodes MSALFRLTSRAVAMQRSLVARQAAAVRAINTSQKKDETVAAPTSVTTEDFANPSPKNWQSYGFDYKEQAEDRKATKSTFFVTVTLCLVWGTFYWAYLPDTQFRDWAQREGFLELRRREQAGLDLVSPDYVDPASISLPSDEDLGDQEIII; translated from the coding sequence ATGTCTGCGCTCTTTCGTCTGACCAGCCGCGCTGTGGCTATGCAGCGATCCCTGGTGGCCAGGCAGGCGGCCGCTGTTCGAGCCATTAACACATCCCAGAAGAAGGATGAGACGGTTGCTGCTCCCACTTCGGTTACGACGGAGGATTTTGCAAACCCCAGCCCCAAGAACTGGCAGAGCTACGGATTTGACTACAAGGAACAGGCTGAGGATCGCAAGGCCACCAAGTCGACATTCTTTGTCACCGTAACACTGTGCTTGGTGTGGGGTACTTTCTACTGGGCCTACCTTCCCGACACGCAGTTCCGCGACTGGGCCCAGCGCGAGGGCTTCCTGGAGTTGCGCCGTCGTGAGCAGGCCGGCCTCGATTTGGTTAGCCCCGACTACGTGGACCCTGCCAGCATCTCGCTGCCCTCCGATGAGGATCTTGGAGACCAGGAAATCATCATCTAA
- the Prp18 gene encoding pre-mRNA-splicing factor 18, which translates to MDILKAEIARKRKLLEQKQLVDDKKKYFRRGDLNAKDTEEVLQKVGYKKQESVEAKGQTSEGAYSFVADGQNILPRTEVIRRLRERGEPILIFGETEPEAFERLRQCEISQPEANRGFRNDFQEAMEQVDAAYLQEMFANTPTAKEDKKSDFAELDETVSWESIQTMAQKMGRNKDYDMDVIITLLTFLLKLWNDQIANYSKHEKMSTKVKMTRVIYTQTKEYVKPLFRKLKHHTLPEDILDSLRDICKHLLNRNYITASDAYLEMAIGNAPWPIGVTMVGIHARTGREKIFSKNVAHVMNDETQRKYIQGLKRLMTKCQEYFPTDPSKCVEYVSKKDRE; encoded by the coding sequence ATGGATATTCTCAAGGCAGAAATAGCTCGCAAGCGAAAGCTTCTCGAGCAAAAGCAGCTGGTGgacgataaaaaaaagtattttaggCGCGGCGATCTCAACGCTAAGGACACAGAAGAAGTTCTGCAAAAAGTGGGCTACAAGAAGCAAGAATCTGTGGAGGCAAAGGGCCAAACAAGCGAGGGCGCCTACAGCTTTGTAGCCGATGGCCAAAACATCCTGCCCCGCACGGAAGTTATCCGACGACTCAGGGAACGAGGCGAACCCATTCTCATATTCGGAGAAACAGAGCCAGAAGCCTTCGAGAGGTTGCGCCAGTGCGAGATCTCCCAGCCGGAGGCAAACAGAGGGTTCAGGAACGACTTCCAAGAGGCCATGGAACAGGTCGATGCCGCCTATCTGCAGGAGATGTTTGCCAATACACCAACCGCCAAGGAAGATAAAAAGTCGGACTTCGCAGAGTTGGACGAGACTGTTTCGTGGGAAAGCATCCAGACAATGGCTCAAAAGATGGGTCGCAACAAGGATTACGACATGGATGTAATCATCACACTTCTGACATTTTTGCTGAAACTGTGGAACGACCAAATAGCCAACTACAGCAAACACGAAAAAATGTCCACCAAAGTGAAAATGACGCGCGTCATTTACACGCAGACAAAGGAGTATGTGAAACCTCTCTTCCGCAAGCTGAAGCACCACACCTTGCCCGAGGACATCCTGGACAGTCTGCGAGATATCTGCAAACACCTGCTCAACCGTAACTACATCACGGCAAGTGATGCCTATCTGGAGATGGCAATAGGCAACGCTCCGTGGCCTATTGGTGTCACCATGGTGGGTATTCACGCTCGTACGGGTCGCGAAAAGATCTTCTCCAAAAACGTGGCCCACGTTATGAATGACGAGACTCAGCGCAAATATATCCAAGGCCTCAAGCGACTGATGACCAAATGCCAAGAGTACTTCCCAACGGATCCCTCCAAGTGCGTGGAATATGTCAGCAAGAAAGATCGCGAATAG
- the GatA gene encoding glutamyl-tRNA(Gln) amidotransferase subunit A, mitochondrial isoform X1 has product MRRHLQWNIKQLTASYADGQLSPRRLTEQALEDAKNLKTLNAFVRLTPEKALQQAEDSLKRYQSKKPKGILDGVTIAIKDNFCTEGIPTTCASKMLQDFVPPYDATVCSRLKKAGAVLLGKTNMDQFAMGAGTVDSLYGPTKNIWSEDLEEDRWRIAGGSSGGSASAVAAGICYAAIGSDTGGSTRNPASYCGVVGLKPTYGLVSRHGLIPLVNSMDVPGIFARSVSDCVDVLNTVAGPDTLDSTTIRKPYEHLSLPEIENIDLSTVRIGIPKEYHCEGLSSEVLETWSKVADLLECAGASVRQVSLPNTAASIFVYSILNQCEVASNMARYDGIEYGHRATDERSTEQLYAQSRAEGFNDVVKTRILTGNFFLLRKNYDLYFEKALRVRRLIAEDFAKVFEASQEEDRVDILLTPTTLTDAPLYKDFVGLTNRDQCAVQDFCTQPANMAGIPAVSIPIRLSKSGLPLSLQLMSKSLNEKLLLTVARWIEAQVDFDSLQHIPHLKSTL; this is encoded by the exons ATGCGGCGCCACCTGCAGTGGAACATTAAACAG TTAACGGCCAGCTATGCTGATGGACAGCTCTCGCCTCGCCGGTTGACGGAACAGGCTCTGGAAGATgctaaaaatctaaaaacctTGAATGCTTTTGTGCGTCTCACCCCTGAGAAGGCGCTTCAACAAGCAGAAGACTCCCTGAAGCGCTATCAGAGCAAGAAACCCAAAGGAATCCTAGATGGAGTCACGATCGCTATTAAGGATAACTTTTGCACTGAAGGCATCCCTACTACCTGCGCTTCCAA GATGCTGCAGGACTTTGTGCCCCCGTATGACGCAACCGTGTGTTCCCGCCTGAAAAAAGCCGGAGCCGTGCTCCTGGGAAAGACCAATATGGATCAGTTTGCCATGGGTGCCGGCACTGTGGATTCCTTGTACGGTCCCACCAAAAACATCTGGAGCGAGGATCTGGAAGAAGACCGTTGGCGCATCGCGGGTGGCAGTTCAGGCGGATCTGCCtcagctgttgctgctggaatTTGTTATGC GGCGATTGGATCGGACACTGGTGGCTCCACCCGCAATCCAGCCTCTTACTGCGGCGTGGTAGGCTTGAAGCCAACCTATGGCCTGGTCTCCCGACATGGTCTTATACCGCTAGTAAACTCCATGGATGTGCCCGGTATTTTCGCCCGATCTGTTAGTGACTGCGTCGATGTCCTAAATACTGTGGCTGGTCCGGATACACTGGACTCGACGACTATTAGAAAACCCTATGAACATCTTAGTCTtccagagattgaaaatattgacCTATCCACGGTACGGATAGGAATTCCAAAGGAATATCACTGCGAAGGCCTCTCCTCCGAAGTGTTGGAGACATGGTCCAAAGTTGCGGATCTATTGGAGTGCGCCGGAGCCTCGGTGCGGCAGGTCTCTTTGCCAAACACAGCAGCCAGTATATTCGTTTATTCTATTTTGAATCAGTGCGAGGTGGCTAGTAACATGGCTCGTTACGATGGAATCGAGTACGGGCACCGAGCTACCGACGAGCGCAGCACTGAGCAGCTGTATGCCCAATCCCGAGCCGAAGGGTTCAACGACGTGGTCAAGACACGCATCCTGACAggcaacttttttttgttgcgaaAGAACTATGACCTCTACTTTGAGAAAGCCTTGCGGGTGCGACGCCTTATTGCTGAGGATTTCGCCAAGGTTTTCGAGGCCTCCCAAGAAGAAGACCGAGTGGATATCCTACTCACGCCGACAACTCTTACCGACGCCCCGCTGTACAAGGACTTTGTCGGCCTTACCAATAGGGACCAGTGCGCTGTTCAAGACTTTTGTACCCAACCTGCCAACATGGCGGGTATCCCTGCAGTCTCCATACCCATTCGCTTATCAAAGTCCGGCCTTCCTCTGAGTCTGCAGCTGATGAGCAAAAGCTTGAACGAGAAGTTGCTTCTCACTGTAGCTCGATGGATTGAGGCTCAGGTGGATTTTGACAGCCTGCAGCACATACCACACCTCAAGTCCACTTTATAA
- the P5cr gene encoding uncharacterized protein P5cr, with amino-acid sequence MAKLDERIGFIGGGNMAFAIGSGLVRCGIVKPSQVLASGPHIENLQRWRDLGATTSDDNCEVLEHTDIVFICVKPHMLGPCTSQLKLKHVPSAKDANKLIVSVLAGTSLQTLEEKFGFMENSGLKIIRTMPNTSMQVGEGCTVYTGNSRVSHHDLEKVHLMLNALGLAQQVPETMIDACTGVAGCGPAFVYTIIEALADGGVKQGVPRQMAIQFAAQTLLGAAKTVLLTGKHPAVLRDEVCSPGGATIVGVHELEKGNLRSTLINAVEKSSQRSAELGKK; translated from the exons atGGCCAAGCTGGACGAAAGAATCGGCTTCATCGGAGGCGGAAACATGGCATTTGCCATTGGATCCGGGCTAGTGCGTTGTGGGATTGTTAAGCCCAGCCAAGTGCTGGCATCTGGACCGCACATCGAGAATCTTCAGCGCTGGCGGGACCTGGGAGCCACCACCAGTGATGATAATTGCGAAGTATTGGAGCACACAGACATTGTCTTTATTTGTGTGAAGCCCCATATGCTCGGTCCATGCACCAGCCAGCTCAAGCTCAAGCATGTTCCCTCGGCCAAAGATGCCAATAAGCTCATTGTCTCCGTGTTGGCCGGTACCAGTCTTCAAACTTTGGAGGAGAAGTTTGGCTTCATGGAGAACTCTGGTCTGAAAATAATCCGTACCATGCCCAACACATCCATGCAGGTGGGCGAAGGCTGCACAGTCTATACAGGCAACTCGCGAGTGTCGCACCATGATCTGGAGAAAGTACACCTCATGCTCAACGCCCTTGGTCTCGCCCAGCAAGTTCCAGAGACGATGATTGACGCCTGCACAGGTGTAGCGGGATGTGGTCCAGCCTTTGTTTATACCATTATTGAAGCTCTGGCAGACGGAGGCGTCAAGCAGGGTGTTCCCCGTCAAATGGCCATCCAGTTCGCTGCCCAAACATTGCTGGGAGCAGCCAAGACTGTGCTGCTCACTGGCAAGCATCCGGCGGTGCTACGCGATGAAGTTTGCTCTCCTGGCGGTGCTACCATTGTGGGAGTTCACGAGCTGGAAAAGGGAAACCTAAG gtCCACGCTCATAAACGCCGTGGAAAAGTCCTCGCAGCGGTCGGCTGAACTAGGAAAGAAATAA